One Silene latifolia isolate original U9 population chromosome 4, ASM4854445v1, whole genome shotgun sequence DNA segment encodes these proteins:
- the LOC141652670 gene encoding transcription factor BHLH094-like isoform X2, with translation MDPSLTENWPYNGGEFASGFIEHLLSNNGGCNQEQMMSDQSRSLGGDVNELNSNGKRMKTAGSGEEKGNSKADVDSEKPGNKAADEPLKDYIHVRSRRGQATDSHSLAERARREKIGERMKVLQDLVPGTNKVTGKALVLDEIINYVQSLQRQVEFLSMKLETVNSGMIHTISGFHSKDINQHGMPSFDPSGMMFASQATRELETAAAAAAVGGPQLEWLHMQLGGSFGRTS, from the exons ATGGATCCTTCATTGACTGAGAATTGGCCTTATAATGGTGGAGAGTTTGCAAGTGGTTTTATTGAGCATTTGTTGAGTAACAATGGTGGTTGCAATCAAGAACAAATGATGAGTGATCAAAGTCGGAGTCTTGGTGGTGATGTTAATGAATTG AACTCAAATGGGAAACGCATGAAAACAGCAGGGTCTGGGGAAGAAAAGGGCAATTCAAAGGCTGACGTTGATTCAGAGAAGCCTGGTAACAAAGCAGCTGACGAACCACTAAAAGATTACATACATGTAAGGTCAAGGAGGGGTCAAGCTACAGATAGTCATAGTTTGGCTGAGAGG GCTAGGAGAGAGAAGATTGGTGAAAGGATGAAGGTTTTACAAGACTTGGTTCCTGGAACTAACAAG GTAACTGGAAAAGCTCTTGTTCTTGATGAGATTATCAATTATGTACAGTCACTGCAACGACAGGTCGAG TTCTTATCCATGAAGCTTGAAACAGTAAATTCTGGGATGATCCACACTATTAGTGGATTCCACTCGAAAGAT ATAAACCAGCACGGGATGCCTTCATTTGATCCAAGTGGAATGATGTTCGCTTCACAAGCCACAAGGGAATTAGAAacggcagcagcagcagcagcagtaggaGGGCCTCAATTGGAGTGGTTACATATGCAATTGGGGGGAAGTTTCGGACGAACATCTTGA
- the LOC141652670 gene encoding transcription factor bHLH79-like isoform X1 — translation MDPSLTENWPYNGGEFASGFIEHLLSNNGGCNQEQMMSDQSRSLGGDVNELKNSNGKRMKTAGSGEEKGNSKADVDSEKPGNKAADEPLKDYIHVRSRRGQATDSHSLAERARREKIGERMKVLQDLVPGTNKVTGKALVLDEIINYVQSLQRQVEFLSMKLETVNSGMIHTISGFHSKDINQHGMPSFDPSGMMFASQATRELETAAAAAAVGGPQLEWLHMQLGGSFGRTS, via the exons ATGGATCCTTCATTGACTGAGAATTGGCCTTATAATGGTGGAGAGTTTGCAAGTGGTTTTATTGAGCATTTGTTGAGTAACAATGGTGGTTGCAATCAAGAACAAATGATGAGTGATCAAAGTCGGAGTCTTGGTGGTGATGTTAATGAATTG AAGAACTCAAATGGGAAACGCATGAAAACAGCAGGGTCTGGGGAAGAAAAGGGCAATTCAAAGGCTGACGTTGATTCAGAGAAGCCTGGTAACAAAGCAGCTGACGAACCACTAAAAGATTACATACATGTAAGGTCAAGGAGGGGTCAAGCTACAGATAGTCATAGTTTGGCTGAGAGG GCTAGGAGAGAGAAGATTGGTGAAAGGATGAAGGTTTTACAAGACTTGGTTCCTGGAACTAACAAG GTAACTGGAAAAGCTCTTGTTCTTGATGAGATTATCAATTATGTACAGTCACTGCAACGACAGGTCGAG TTCTTATCCATGAAGCTTGAAACAGTAAATTCTGGGATGATCCACACTATTAGTGGATTCCACTCGAAAGAT ATAAACCAGCACGGGATGCCTTCATTTGATCCAAGTGGAATGATGTTCGCTTCACAAGCCACAAGGGAATTAGAAacggcagcagcagcagcagcagtaggaGGGCCTCAATTGGAGTGGTTACATATGCAATTGGGGGGAAGTTTCGGACGAACATCTTGA
- the LOC141652671 gene encoding hydroxyproline O-galactosyltransferase GALT6-like — MKKGGKVETYVRITRARSVQLIGLLGLLYMIFMTFEVPFVFRNVSSDTTTDVSFQNDAFVRPQQLDSEEELQEKEAPIRPLKQPWKVPTSAVSVSPKPQRQMREYKTLSGLVFDWKALNSSEKDGFSGLHKSAIMAFQLGEKMWEELKLGKVIIKPENHNATQLQCPNSVSLSGMQFMEKGKVMVLPCGLTLGSHITVVGKPRIAHAEYDPKISMLKDGDQSVMVSQFMMELIGLKTVDGEDPPRILHYNPRLKGDWSGKPVIEQNTCYRQQWGTSLRCEGWKSKSEEETVDGHVKCEKWVREDDSHAEESRSTWWLSRLLSRPKKVTMDWPFPFAEDKLFVLTVSAGLEGYHVNVDGRHVTSFAYRTGYSLEDATGLTLNGDIDVHSIFAASLPSSHPSFTPQKRLEMSSRFQAPSLPDGRVELFIGILSAGNHFAERMAVRKSWMQHNLIKSSKVVARFFVALHSRNEVNVELKKEADFFGDIVVVPYMDNYDLVVVKTVAICEYGVRTVAAKHIMKCDDDTFVRVDAILNEANKVPESRSLYVGNINYYHKPLRHGKWAVTYEEWPEEDYPPYANGPGYILSSDIAHFIVSEFEKHKLRLFKMEDVSMGMWVEHFNSTKRVEYVHSFKYCQFGCIEDYYTAHYQSPKQMICLWNKLQQFGRAVCCNMR, encoded by the exons ATGAAGAAAGGGGGAAAGGTGGAAACTTATGTGAGAATAACACGAGCTCGATCAGTACAACTTATCGGATTATTAGGATTATTATATATGATTTTTATGACATTTGAAGTTCCTTTTGTTTTCCGAAACGTTTCGAGTGATACTACCACAGACGTTTCGTTCCAAAACGACGCGTTTGTGAGGCCGCAGCAGCTTGACAGTGAGGAAGAGTTGCAGGAGAAAGAAGCTCCGATTCGACCGTTGAAACAACCATGGAAGGTACCCACATCAGCTGTGTCGGTTTCCCCGAAACCTCAGAGACAAATGAGGGAATATAAGACGCTTTCCGGGTTGGTTTTCGATTGGAAAGCGCTAAATAGTAGCGAAAAAGACGGGTTTTCAGGGTTACATAAGTCGGCAATAATGGCATTTCAATTAGGTGAGAAAATGTGGGAGGAATTGAAGTTAGGTAAGGTGATAATCAAGCCTGAGAATCATAATGCAACCCAATTGCAATGCCCGAACTCGGTTTCGTTGTCCGGGATGCAATTCATGGAGAAAGGGAAAGTAATGGTGTTGCCTTGTGGGTTGACATTAGGGTCTCACATTACAGTAGTTGGGAAACCAAGAATTGCTCATGCTGAATATGATCCTAAGATATCAATGTTGAAAGATGGTGATCAAAGTGTTATGGTTTCGCAGTTTATGATGGAGTTAATTGGGTTAAAGACGGTTGATGGCGAAGACCCACCGCGAATTCTTCATTATAATCCAAGGTTGAAGGGAGATTGGAGTGGGAAACCTGTAATTGAGCAGAATACTTGTTATAGGCAGCAATGGGGTACTTCTTTGAGATGTGAAGGATGGAAGTCTAAGTCCGAGGAAGAGACTG TTGATGGCCATGTAAAATGTGAGAAATGGGTCCGGGAGGATGATAGTCATGCTGAAGAATCTAGGTCAACATGGTGGTTGAGTAGGCTGTTGAGTAGGCCTAAGAAGGTTACTATGGACTGGCCATTTCCTTTTGCTGAAGACAAGCTGTTTGTTCTAACAGTCAGCGCGGGCTTGGAAGGTTATCATGTCAATGTAGATGGGAGGCACGTCACATCCTTTGCTTATCGCACG GGGTATTCTCTTGAAGATGCAACTGGATTAACCTTGAACGGCGACATTGATGTTCATTCTATATTTGCTGCATCTTTGCCATCATCGCATCCTAGCTTCACTCCTCAAAAACGTCTTGAGATGTCTAGTAGATTTCAAGCTCCATCTCTTCCTGATGGTCGTGTGGAGCTCTTCATTGGCATCCTTTCTGCCGGAAACCATTTTGCCGAGAGAATGGCTGTAAGGAAGTCTTGGATGCAACATAATCTTATAAAAAGTTCAAAAGTTGTAGCCCGTTTCTTTGTAGCATTG CATTCTAGGAATGAAGTAAACGTTGAGTTAAAGAAAGAGGCAGATTTTTTTGGGGACATTGTAGTAGTCCCTTACATGGATAACTATGATCTTGTTGTCGTGAAGACTGTCGCTATTTGTGAATATGGG GTTCGCACAGTTGCAGCTAAGCATATCATGAAGTGTGACGATGACACGTTTGTGCGGGTCGATGCAATATTAAACGAAGCAAACAAAGTTCCTGAAAGTAGGAGTTTATATGTGGGTAATATCAATTACTATCACAAGCCTTTGCGCCATGGTAAATGGGCTGTTACGTACGAG GAGTGGCCAGAGGAAGATTACCCACCTTATGCAAATGGGCCAGGTTACATATTGTCATCGGATATAGCACATTTTATCGTCTCAGAATTCGAGAAGCATAAATTAAGG TTGTTCAAGATGGAAGATGTGAGTATGGGAATGTGGGTAGAACATTTCAATAGCACGAAGCGAGTGGAATATGTACACAGCTTCAAGTATTGCCAGTTTGGCTGTATAGAAGATTATTACACCGCTCATTATCAATCTCCCAAGCAAATGATCTGTCTATGGAACAAGTTGCAACAATTTGGTCGCGCTGTTTGCTGTAATATGAGATGA
- the LOC141652004 gene encoding calmodulin calcium-dependent NAD kinase-like codes for MMNEKIVPQLNKTESSGKTGRLERFSHYLARQIGFEDPNECPQLCKIANDYLKKIDGCERNIFEFLANEPNAEALYVKLLQEIDTCILSYFSFHWNQTSAMINLVLGDDDVERKTKLKDFVMAATRQQRFERVEKNLKVTRVFLTLVEEMKAIGGISSNGNGVSKCTEVMVPMAHNKRSPVLLLMGGGMGAGKSTVLKDILKEPFWSGVAANAVVVEADAFKETDVIYKALSSTGHHGDMLQTAELVHQSSTDAASSLLVTALNEGRDVIMDGTLSWAPFVEQTIEMARNVHKSRYRMGVGYKVAEDGTINENYWERVRDEQEKDRKPYRIELVGVVCDAYLAVVRGIRRAIMVKRAVRVKSQLQSHKRFASAFSQYCLLVDNARLYCTSTLSGPPRLIGWKDVASRLLVDVEEIQCLTILGQLNDEAQSIYQLHSDTTPLTHHGSAWKELVLSPFRPNTQAQLKSTILNCEIQILPSNSPPPLKNIVNKGK; via the exons ATGATGAATGAAAAGATAGTTCCACAATTGAACAAAACAGAATCATCAGGCAAAACTGGAAGACTTGAGAGATTCTCTCATTATCTTG CAAGGCAAATCGGGTTCGAAGATCCGAATGAATGTCCACAATTATGCAAGATAGCAAATGATTACTTGAAGAAAATAGATGGATGTGAAAGAAACATTTTTGAGTTCTTAGCAAATGAACCAAATGCCGAGGCACTCTATGTCAAATTACTTCAAGAGATTGATACTTGCATTCTTTCTTATTTCTCATTTCATTGGAATCAAACTTCTGCAATGATTAATTTG gtgTTGGGCGATGACGATGTTGAGCGAAAAACAAAGCTTAAGGATTTTGTGATGGCAGCCACAAG GCAACAAAGATTTGAAAGGGTAGAGAAGAACTTGAAGGTGACAAGGGTATTTTTGACATTAGTAGAAGAGATGAAGGCAATTGGAGGGATATCAAGTAACGGAAATGGAGTATCCAAATGCACCGAGGTGATGGTTCCGATGGCTCACAATAAAAGAAGTCCGGTCCTCCTCCTCATGGGTGGCGGTATGGGTGCCGGCAAGAGCACCGTCCTTAAAGACATCCTCAAAGA GCCATTTTGGTCGGGAGTGGCGGCAAATGCAGTAGTAGTGGAAGCGGATGCATTTAAAGAGACAGACGTGATCTATAAAGCCCTTAGCTCAACTGGTCATCATGGAGACATGCTCCAAACTGCTGAATTG GTACACCAATCATCAACAGATGCAGCATCATCCTTGTTAGTAACAGCATTAAACGAAGGAAGGGATGTAATAATGGATGGTACATTATCATGGGCTCCCTTTGTGGAGCAAACTATCGAAATGGCTAGAAACGTTCACAAGTCAAGGTATCGGATGGGAGTTGGCTACAAGGTCGCGGAGGATGGCACGATTAATGAGAATTACTGGGAGAGAGTCCGAGATGAGCAAGAGAAGGATCGAAAGCCTTATAGAATTGAACTTGTTGGTGTTGTTTGTGATGCTTATCTTGCTGTTGTTAGAGGTATAAG GAGAGCGATAATGGTGAAAAGAGCAGTGAGGGTGAAATCACAGCTCCAGTCTCATAAGAGATTTGCAAGTGCATTCTCTCAATATTGCCTACTTGTTGACAATGCTAGGCTTTATTGCACTAGTACCCTTAGCGGTCCACCCCGG TTGATAGGATGGAAAGATGTAGCAAGCAGATTATTGGTAGATGTTGAAGAAATTCAATGTCTTACAATTTTGGGCCAACTCAATGATGAAGCCCAATCAATTTATCAACTTCATAGTGATACAACTCCACTTACTCATCATGGTTCAGCTTGGAAAGAGCTAGTTTTGTCACCTTTTAGGCCCAATACTCAAGCCCAACTCAAGTCTACCATTCTTAATTGTGAAATTCAAATTTTACCATCTAATTCACCTCCGCCTCTTAAAAATATTGTaaacaaaggtaaataa
- the LOC141652672 gene encoding AAA-ATPase ASD, mitochondrial-like codes for MFSLSKLPLYSLYNNTMLSSNNNSTMLELFTKLVSSIASFMFIWAMFKDFIPYQLRGFIDKRLTKAYSRFRPYIEIKIPEYSGDRLQRNDAFISIQSYLASLPNKTAKSLTAEIGQNGNNIVLTMDEHEQVEDEFKGIKFGWVLKTDTGPKQTGGGMFSQHDSESEKKYYRVKFHQKYRDIVTGDYLKYVVEKGKEIRVQNRQRKLYTNVGMMYYSSMWSHTLFEHPATFETVAMDIEKKREIIDDLENFSRSKEFYARIGKAWKRGYLLYGHPGTGKSTLIAAMANLLKYDVYDLELTAVHDNSELRRLLIETTSKSIIVIEDIDCSLELTGQRKQGDVEDENDADKKDMEIAEKVQGGSRVTLSGLLNFIDGIWSSCGGERVIVFTTNYVEKLDPALVRRGRMDKHIEMSYCTFEGFKVLVKNYLLVEEDDHGLFDEIKRLLSEVNITPADVAENLMPKNSEENAEKCIRKLITALEDAKKKKNPGEETKED; via the coding sequence ATGTTCTCTCTTTCAAAACTCCCTCTATATTCCTTATACAATAATACCATGCTATCATCAAACAATAATAGCACAATGTTAGAATTATTCACAAAACTAGTTTCATCAATTGCAAGTTTCATGTTTATATGGGCAATGTTTAAGGATTTCATCCCTTACCAGCTCCGCGGTTTCATTGACAAGAGACTAACCAAAGCCTACTCTCGTTTCCGTCCCTACATTGAAATCAAAATTCCCGAGTACTCGGGTGATCGCCTTCAGCGAAATGATGCTTTCATTTCCATTCAGTCTTATCTCGCCTCATTGCCTAACAAGACGGCCAAGAGCCTTACGGCTGAGATTGGACAGAATGGAAACAACATCGTTCTCACCATGGACGAACATGAGCAAGTCGAAGATGAATTTAAGGGGATCAAATTTGGGTGGGTTTTGAAGACAGACACTGGACCAAAGCAAACAGGTGGGGGAATGTTCTCACAACATGATTCGGAGTCGGAAAAGAAGTATTATAGGGTGAAGTTTCATCAGAAGTACAGGGACATTGTTACAGGAGATTATTTGAAATATGTGGTTGAAAAAGGGAAGGAAATTAGAGTGCAAAATAGGCAGAGAAAGCTTTATACTAATGTTGGTATGATGTATTATAGTAGCATGTGGAGTCATACACTATTCGAGCACCCGGCTACGTTTGAGACAGTAGCTATGGATATCGAAAAGAAGAGGGAAATCATTGATGATCTCGAAAATTTCAGTAGGAGTAAGGAGTTTTATGCAAGGATTGGTAAGGCTTGGAAAAGAGGGTATTTACTGTATGGACATCCAGGGACAGGAAAGTCGACATTGATCGCAGCAATGGCTAATTTGCTTAAGTATGATGTCTATGATCTTGAGTTAACAGCGGTTCATGATAATAGTGAGCTTAGGAGGCTTTTGATTGAGACAACGAGTAAGTCGATAATTGTGATCGAGGATATCGATTGCTCCCTCGAGTTGACTGGTCAAAGGAAGCAGGGTGATGTGGAAGATGAGAATGATGCTGATAAAAAAGATATGGAAATAGCTGAGAAGGTTCAGGGAGGTAGTAGGGTTACACTTTCGGGGTTGCTTAATTTTATTGATGGGATATGGTCTAGTTGTGGAGGAGAAAGGGTTATTGTATTCACGACAAATTATGTCGAGAAACTTGACCCTGCCTTGGTTCGGAGAGGAAGGATGGATAAGCATATCGAGATGTCGTACTGTACTTTTGAAGGGTTTAAGGTTCTTGTGAAGAACTATTTGCTTGTTGAGGAGGATGATCATGGTCTGTTTGATGAGATTAAGAGGTTGTTGAGCGAGGTTAATATTACTCCAGCTGATGTTGCAGAGAACCTCATGCCTAAGAACTCGGAAGAAAATGCAGAGAAGTGTATCAGGAAACTCATTACTGCACTTGAGGATGCTAAAAAGAAGAAGAATCCTGGAGAGGAAACAAAGGAGGATTAA